From a region of the Deltaproteobacteria bacterium genome:
- a CDS encoding N-acetylneuraminate synthase family protein gives MRELTIDGKHIVDDGDCFVIAEIGHNHQGNLETAKEMFKVAKECGADAVKLQKRDNRKLYTQAMYDKPYDHENSFGLTYGEHREALEFGWYEYKTLQEYANELGIIMFATAFDFPSADFLAKLDVPAFKIASGDLKNIPLLTYIAKFQKPMIVSTGGGTMEDVHRAYDAIMPINKQLCLLQCTSGYPAAFEELNLRVISTYRERFPDIIIGLSSHDNGIAMAVAGYMLGARVIEKHFTLNHTWKGTDHAFSLEPIGFRKMVRDLRRLRVAMGDGIKKVYDSEVNPMIKMGKKLVASRDLPAGYAIRAEDIAIKSPGDGLAPYELDKVVGRVTRRALKADEDITLEVLNGSESWAEAAS, from the coding sequence ATGAGAGAATTGACCATAGATGGCAAACACATCGTTGATGACGGCGACTGCTTCGTCATTGCAGAAATTGGCCACAACCATCAGGGAAACCTGGAGACGGCGAAAGAAATGTTCAAGGTGGCCAAGGAATGCGGCGCTGATGCAGTCAAACTGCAGAAACGCGACAACCGCAAACTCTACACCCAGGCAATGTATGACAAACCATACGATCACGAAAACAGCTTTGGTCTTACCTACGGTGAACACAGAGAGGCTCTGGAATTCGGCTGGTATGAATACAAGACCTTGCAGGAATATGCCAACGAGCTCGGCATAATCATGTTCGCCACGGCATTTGACTTTCCCAGTGCTGACTTTCTGGCCAAACTGGATGTGCCGGCCTTCAAGATAGCCTCCGGTGACCTGAAAAACATACCGCTACTCACCTACATAGCCAAATTCCAGAAACCCATGATTGTCAGCACTGGCGGTGGGACCATGGAGGATGTCCATCGAGCCTACGACGCCATCATGCCCATTAACAAACAACTCTGTCTGCTGCAGTGCACCTCCGGCTATCCAGCGGCATTCGAAGAACTCAACCTGCGGGTAATCAGCACCTATCGTGAAAGATTTCCGGATATCATCATAGGACTGTCGTCGCATGACAACGGCATTGCTATGGCGGTAGCCGGTTACATGCTGGGAGCCAGAGTAATCGAGAAACACTTCACCTTGAATCACACCTGGAAGGGAACCGACCATGCCTTTTCCCTGGAGCCCATCGGCTTCAGAAAGATGGTGCGCGACCTGCGGCGCCTCAGAGTCGCCATGGGTGACGGCATCAAGAAGGTGTACGACAGCGAAGTGAATCCCATGATAAAAATGGGCAAGAAGCTGGTGGCCTCCCGTGATCTGCCGGCAGGCTATGCCATTCGTGCCGAAGATATTGCCATCAAGTCTCCCGGCGACGGTCTGGCCCCCTATGAATTGGATAAAGTTGTTGGTCGAGTGACCAGACGGGCTCTCAAGGCAGACGAGGACATCACTCTAGAAGTGTTGAATGGCTCGGAAAGTTGGGCGGAGGCGGCATCTTGA
- a CDS encoding aminotransferase class I/II-fold pyridoxal phosphate-dependent enzyme, protein MAIFDKFRPLAEGRKALADSGVDSINVTMSQVLSPTEAIVNGRRTILVGTNNYLGLTFDPDCIEAACRAVREEGTGTTGSRMANGTFHGHVALEHELADFFGCHGAIVFSTGYVANLGMLSALAGPGDVILLDADCHASIYDGCRLSGAEIIRFRHNNPADLAKRLRRLGSRTENSLILVEGIYSMLGDRAPLKEIAQVKSDYGAYLLVDEAHSVGVLGEHGRGLAEEAGVEDQVDFIVGTFSKSLGAIGGYCVSNHPELELVRYASRPYIFTASPSPSIVASTRTALKILRSQPELRHRLWDNAHYLYQSLKEMDFLLGPEVSPIIAVRLARTEEALFLWSGLLERGVYVNLVLPPATPDGNALLRCSVSAGHTRQQVEHISQAFASLRESIRSETDSN, encoded by the coding sequence ATGGCTATCTTTGACAAGTTCAGACCACTTGCCGAGGGCAGAAAGGCGCTGGCCGACAGTGGCGTAGACTCCATCAATGTCACCATGTCGCAGGTGCTGTCGCCGACCGAAGCCATTGTCAATGGACGCCGTACCATTCTGGTGGGAACCAACAACTATCTGGGCCTCACTTTTGATCCCGACTGCATCGAGGCGGCCTGCAGGGCGGTCCGCGAAGAAGGCACAGGGACCACGGGATCGCGAATGGCCAACGGCACCTTTCATGGACACGTTGCTCTCGAGCACGAACTCGCTGACTTCTTTGGCTGTCACGGTGCTATAGTCTTCTCTACCGGTTATGTGGCCAATCTGGGGATGCTCTCGGCGCTGGCAGGACCTGGAGACGTCATTTTGCTCGACGCCGACTGTCACGCCAGTATTTATGACGGCTGCCGCCTGAGCGGTGCAGAGATTATTCGCTTTCGACACAACAATCCGGCGGACCTGGCCAAGAGGCTGCGACGTCTGGGATCCCGAACAGAAAACAGCCTGATCCTGGTGGAAGGCATTTACAGCATGCTGGGGGACCGGGCACCTCTCAAAGAGATAGCCCAGGTGAAGAGCGACTACGGTGCTTATCTTCTGGTAGACGAGGCGCATTCCGTGGGCGTATTGGGCGAGCACGGCAGGGGCCTGGCGGAAGAGGCTGGCGTGGAAGATCAAGTGGACTTCATAGTAGGCACCTTTAGCAAGAGTCTGGGCGCCATCGGGGGATATTGCGTCAGCAACCATCCAGAACTGGAGTTGGTCCGTTATGCCAGCCGGCCATATATTTTCACTGCTTCGCCCTCTCCCTCCATCGTGGCTTCTACCCGTACAGCTTTGAAGATTCTGCGCAGCCAACCGGAGCTGCGTCATCGCTTGTGGGACAATGCCCACTATCTGTACCAGAGTCTCAAAGAGATGGATTTCCTTCTCGGCCCAGAAGTAAGTCCAATTATTGCAGTGCGGCTTGCCAGGACAGAAGAGGCGCTTTTCCTCTGGAGTGGGCTGCTGGAGCGCGGAGTGTATGTGAACCTGGTGCTGCCCCCAGCTACACCTGATGGCAATGCCCTGCTCAGGTGCAGCGTCAGCGCCGGTCACACTCGGCAGCAGGTGGAGCATATCAGCCAGGCCTTTGCTTCTCTGCGCGAATCTATCAGGAGTGAAACAGATAGCAATTAA
- a CDS encoding acyl carrier protein, which yields MYSYQDIREQLCEILQPFVKDGRTLTEETDLIDDLGLDSLQVMKLLVQVEDRFDISIPLNILPTVRTVKDFALQLQEIIKEGA from the coding sequence ATGTATAGCTACCAAGATATACGTGAGCAACTGTGTGAAATACTGCAGCCCTTTGTCAAAGACGGGCGCACCCTCACGGAAGAGACTGATCTCATTGACGATCTTGGCCTGGATTCCCTGCAGGTCATGAAGCTGCTCGTCCAGGTGGAAGACAGATTTGACATATCTATACCTCTCAATATCCTTCCCACAGTACGCACAGTGAAAGATTTTGCCCTGCAACTGCAGGAAATAATCAAGGAAGGAGCGTAA
- a CDS encoding SDR family NAD(P)-dependent oxidoreductase, which translates to MTRIVALTGGTGFIGRAIARRLQAEGYRVKALLRSSFSASPLAGYSIEFVPGDLSDTDSLCRLVEGADFVVHCAGVIRGAWKTDFERVNVEGVARLVQAVTRQHPVPRFLLISSLAAREPQLSMYAASKRQGEIMVEQLAGEMAWTAFRPPAVYGPEDRELLPLFRLMARGIAPVLGPPEARFSLLFVEDLAEAVLHWLRSSKSVAAAIELHDGKTSGYTWQEVVDTVGRLCHRRIRCFSVPEPLLRTAALVNLSMARLLGYAPMLTPDKVRELCHLNWVCKDDACSRMYGWQPQVTLEEGLRRTFEHGNRWMCSS; encoded by the coding sequence ATGACCCGTATTGTGGCATTAACGGGGGGCACGGGTTTTATTGGCAGGGCGATTGCCCGCCGATTGCAGGCCGAAGGGTACCGAGTGAAAGCCCTGCTCCGCTCATCCTTTTCGGCCAGCCCTCTTGCAGGCTATTCCATTGAATTCGTCCCCGGCGATCTCTCTGATACCGATAGCTTGTGCCGCCTGGTAGAGGGAGCAGATTTCGTAGTCCATTGTGCCGGAGTGATTCGAGGGGCCTGGAAGACAGATTTCGAGCGGGTAAACGTTGAGGGCGTGGCGCGGCTGGTGCAGGCTGTGACAAGGCAGCACCCGGTGCCGCGTTTTTTGTTGATATCTTCTTTGGCTGCCAGAGAGCCTCAGCTGTCCATGTATGCCGCCAGTAAACGCCAGGGTGAGATCATGGTGGAACAGCTGGCAGGGGAAATGGCCTGGACGGCATTTCGGCCTCCAGCCGTATACGGTCCGGAAGATCGGGAACTGTTGCCTCTTTTTCGTTTGATGGCCAGGGGCATTGCTCCTGTTCTGGGGCCGCCCGAAGCTCGCTTTTCTTTGCTCTTTGTGGAAGACCTTGCTGAGGCAGTCCTGCACTGGTTGAGGAGCAGCAAAAGTGTGGCAGCTGCAATTGAACTGCATGACGGCAAGACCAGCGGCTATACCTGGCAGGAAGTAGTGGACACTGTCGGCCGCTTGTGCCACAGGAGGATCCGTTGCTTCTCAGTGCCGGAGCCACTGCTTCGAACAGCTGCTCTGGTCAACTTGTCTATGGCGCGGCTCCTGGGATACGCCCCCATGTTGACCCCAGACAAAGTACGTGAGTTGTGCCATTTGAATTGGGTGTGTAAGGATGATGCTTGCAGCCGAATGTACGGTTGGCAACCACAGGTCACCCTGGAGGAAGGTCTGCGGCGAACCTTCGAACATGGCAACAGATGGATGTGTTCCTCTTGA
- a CDS encoding fatty acyl-AMP ligase — protein MKATPTGNKLPLRVADFSTLAEALDYAAQGETGCNFYTGAGKLQSVLPYAKLRQEARLVALQLLSLDLPRGARVSLVADTAPEFLVFFFACQYAGLVPVPLPAAIHLGGHKAFVSRLRRLLQISKSSVAMAPSGFLPFLSEAANGLDLKFYGSPAEFSVLPKADKELQPLQATEIAYLQYTSGSTRFPRGVMITQKALMSNLSGITKYGLQVRPGDRAVSWLPYYHDMGLVGLVLGPVACQLSVDYLSTRDFAMRPRQWLTLISNNRGTISFSPPFGYELCGRRLRQRDTEELDLNCWRVAGVGAETIRSEPLEQFAAALQPCGFNSNAFVACYGMAECSLAVTFAPLSQGLQVDCVDGDHLSETGVALPVAGNNEERGIRTNTYVNCGCALPGFQVEIRDDLGRPLPERHCGTIFVRGPSVMAGYFDDPRATAEVLSPEGWLNTGDIGYSSQDSIIITGRAKDLIIINGRNIWPQDLEYLAEKQPELRTGDASAFSVPGSNGEEEAVLVIQCRQTDPGKRNELVDRLRGLIRTELGIECFIELVPPHTLPRTSSGKLSRSGARQDFLRRVPREQFLGSQPAAFYAADSKRAV, from the coding sequence ATGAAGGCTACGCCAACTGGAAATAAGCTACCCTTGAGAGTCGCGGATTTCTCCACATTGGCCGAGGCGCTTGACTATGCAGCTCAGGGTGAAACCGGCTGTAATTTTTATACCGGCGCAGGAAAACTGCAGAGCGTTCTCCCCTACGCCAAGCTTCGGCAAGAGGCCAGGCTTGTGGCTTTACAGCTTCTCAGCCTCGATTTGCCTCGCGGGGCGCGAGTGTCACTGGTGGCAGATACTGCTCCAGAATTCCTGGTGTTCTTTTTCGCCTGCCAGTATGCAGGCCTGGTACCAGTGCCGCTTCCCGCTGCCATCCACCTGGGGGGCCACAAGGCCTTTGTCTCTCGATTGCGGCGATTGCTGCAGATCTCAAAATCATCTGTGGCCATGGCACCGTCAGGATTCCTTCCCTTTTTGTCAGAAGCTGCCAACGGGCTGGATCTGAAATTTTATGGTAGTCCCGCCGAATTCAGCGTGCTGCCGAAGGCCGACAAGGAACTGCAGCCGCTGCAGGCTACTGAAATCGCCTATCTGCAGTATACTTCCGGAAGCACGCGCTTTCCACGAGGTGTGATGATCACCCAAAAGGCGCTCATGAGCAATCTGAGCGGCATCACCAAGTATGGCCTCCAGGTGCGGCCGGGTGATCGGGCGGTGTCCTGGCTGCCATATTATCATGATATGGGTCTGGTAGGCCTTGTGTTGGGACCGGTGGCCTGCCAGTTGAGCGTCGATTATTTGAGTACCCGCGATTTTGCCATGCGCCCGAGGCAGTGGCTAACGCTTATAAGTAATAACCGGGGCACTATTTCTTTCAGCCCTCCCTTCGGCTACGAGCTTTGCGGACGGCGACTGCGCCAAAGGGATACGGAGGAATTGGATCTAAATTGCTGGCGAGTCGCCGGTGTAGGAGCCGAGACAATTCGTTCTGAACCCCTTGAACAGTTTGCTGCGGCTCTTCAGCCTTGCGGTTTCAACAGCAATGCTTTTGTTGCCTGCTACGGCATGGCAGAGTGTTCCCTGGCCGTGACCTTCGCACCACTCAGCCAGGGACTGCAGGTTGATTGTGTGGATGGCGATCACCTGTCCGAAACCGGCGTAGCTTTGCCTGTTGCCGGCAACAACGAGGAGCGGGGCATCCGTACCAACACTTACGTCAACTGTGGCTGTGCCCTGCCCGGATTCCAGGTTGAAATCCGCGACGATCTGGGCCGACCTCTGCCGGAACGGCACTGCGGCACAATTTTTGTGCGAGGACCAAGCGTCATGGCCGGCTATTTCGACGATCCCCGGGCAACGGCAGAAGTGTTGTCACCAGAGGGCTGGTTGAACACCGGCGATATCGGCTACAGCAGTCAGGACAGCATTATTATCACGGGCAGGGCAAAGGATCTGATCATTATCAATGGCCGCAATATCTGGCCGCAGGATCTGGAATATCTGGCCGAAAAACAGCCGGAACTCCGCACAGGAGATGCTTCAGCTTTTTCAGTGCCAGGCTCTAATGGCGAGGAAGAAGCAGTTCTGGTAATTCAATGTCGCCAGACAGACCCTGGCAAACGTAATGAACTGGTAGACCGCTTGCGAGGATTGATCAGAACCGAGCTGGGTATAGAATGCTTTATTGAATTAGTGCCCCCTCACACATTGCCCCGCACCTCCTCGGGCAAGTTGTCTAGGTCGGGAGCCCGGCAGGACTTTTTGAGAAGGGTGCCGCGAGAACAATTTCTGGGTTCCCAGCCGGCAGCATTTTATGCTGCTGATAGCAAGCGTGCAGTGTAA
- a CDS encoding N-acetyltransferase: protein MRIVPVENRRQQQQFIRLPWSIYADDPAWIPPLLLERRQQLSPKNPYFDHARYCSWLAYSGDRPVGRISAQVDHLYQERYGDATGFFGLLEAEDREELFQNLLDTAARWLREQGMHRVLGPFNLSINQECGLLVSGFHLPPSIMMGHAKPYYAVRIEEQGYQGVKDLLAYRIGIDFQMSSSMRAVMNRAAKRVQIRKLDRANFHRDLRIIQDIFEDAWSQNWGFVPFTEEEFNHLGQLLRFLVYDDFVQIAEVDGSPAAMIVGFPNFNEIIYDLNGKLLPWGWLKLLYRLKRRPPVTARVALMGVRRRYHKSLLGGALALLVIDAVRTVGLRRGIKEVELSWILEDNTNTRSVIEALGGTVYKRYRIYGKEID, encoded by the coding sequence ATGAGAATTGTGCCAGTAGAGAACCGCCGTCAGCAACAGCAGTTCATCAGACTGCCCTGGAGCATCTATGCAGATGATCCTGCCTGGATCCCTCCTCTGCTGCTGGAACGGCGGCAGCAACTCTCTCCAAAGAATCCCTATTTTGACCATGCTAGATACTGTTCCTGGCTGGCCTACTCGGGTGACAGGCCGGTGGGCCGCATCAGCGCTCAGGTTGACCACCTGTACCAGGAGCGCTACGGAGATGCCACCGGGTTTTTTGGCCTGCTGGAGGCAGAGGACCGGGAGGAACTTTTCCAGAATCTGCTGGACACCGCGGCACGGTGGCTGCGAGAACAGGGGATGCATCGTGTGCTTGGTCCGTTCAATCTTTCCATAAACCAGGAATGTGGCCTGCTGGTAAGTGGCTTCCATCTGCCCCCTTCGATAATGATGGGGCATGCGAAACCTTACTATGCGGTTAGAATTGAGGAGCAAGGCTACCAGGGAGTGAAAGATTTGTTGGCTTACCGCATCGGCATTGACTTCCAGATGTCTTCCTCCATGCGGGCCGTCATGAACAGAGCGGCAAAACGGGTGCAGATCAGGAAATTGGATAGAGCCAATTTCCATCGAGATCTACGCATCATCCAGGACATATTTGAAGACGCCTGGTCGCAAAACTGGGGTTTTGTGCCATTTACTGAGGAGGAGTTCAATCACCTGGGACAGCTGCTGCGGTTTCTGGTGTACGATGATTTCGTACAAATTGCCGAAGTGGACGGCTCCCCTGCCGCCATGATTGTGGGATTTCCAAATTTTAATGAAATCATCTATGATCTGAACGGCAAACTCCTGCCATGGGGCTGGCTCAAATTGTTGTATCGTTTAAAAAGGCGTCCCCCAGTAACCGCACGTGTTGCTCTCATGGGGGTGCGTCGCAGGTACCACAAGAGTTTGTTGGGAGGGGCACTAGCTTTGCTGGTTATAGATGCTGTCAGAACAGTGGGTTTGCGGCGGGGCATAAAAGAGGTGGAACTGTCCTGGATTCTGGAGGATAATACCAATACGCGCAGCGTGATCGAGGCATTGGGAGGTACGGTGTACAAGAGGTACCGTATTTATGGAAAAGAGATAGATTGA
- a CDS encoding nucleotidyltransferase family protein translates to MACSRFTAVVLAADRGADDPVARAAGVCCKSLTPIGDRAMVLHVVDALRAAREVRQIILCGPPRETIARDRELSTLVSSGEVRWIANRETPSTSTHHVLATLSDDLPVLVTTSDHALLNSHMVDHFCTEARRSGCDVVAGVAAHHEVQAAYPETKRTAIRLQDGAYCGCNLFAFLTGVGRRAASHWKTVEKKRKKPLHLVSSFGPLTLLRFALGKLTSQEALSRVSRKFGLRAGIVLLPFPEAAIDVDTPSDWQLVQRIVAGRS, encoded by the coding sequence ATGGCTTGTTCACGGTTTACGGCAGTGGTACTCGCGGCCGACCGTGGGGCAGACGATCCTGTGGCCAGGGCTGCTGGCGTATGTTGCAAGTCCTTGACGCCCATAGGCGACAGGGCAATGGTGCTGCATGTTGTCGATGCCCTGCGGGCTGCGCGGGAGGTGCGGCAGATAATTTTGTGCGGCCCACCTCGAGAGACCATTGCCAGAGACAGAGAGTTGTCAACCCTGGTCTCCTCAGGAGAGGTGAGATGGATTGCCAACCGGGAGACGCCGAGTACGAGCACGCACCATGTGCTGGCCACGCTGTCTGATGATCTTCCCGTGCTGGTCACCACCTCCGACCACGCCCTGTTGAACTCTCATATGGTGGACCACTTCTGTACTGAAGCACGCAGATCTGGGTGTGATGTGGTTGCCGGTGTAGCCGCACACCATGAGGTCCAGGCAGCCTATCCTGAGACAAAGAGAACGGCCATCAGGCTGCAGGATGGGGCCTATTGCGGCTGCAATCTCTTTGCCTTTCTTACTGGTGTCGGCCGCAGGGCAGCCTCTCATTGGAAGACCGTGGAAAAGAAACGGAAGAAGCCCCTACATCTTGTGAGTAGTTTTGGCCCGCTGACCCTGCTCCGATTTGCCCTGGGAAAACTCACCTCACAAGAAGCGCTCAGCAGGGTTTCCCGGAAGTTTGGTCTCAGAGCAGGAATAGTGCTGCTGCCCTTCCCAGAGGCGGCAATCGATGTGGATACTCCCAGTGATTGGCAGCTAGTGCAGAGGATTGTCGCCGGCCGCTCATGA
- a CDS encoding metallophosphoesterase, with protein MADQHAFVLAHLSDPHLSSPEGLHLKQLLNKRLLGYLSWWRRRRFEHRREVLLAMRQDLQMIRPDHVAITGDLTNLALPHEFEQARQWLCSLGAPADVTVVPGNHDCYVSTAWPQSLACWQEYMVSDAAATPSRQNNNEAGDEFFPSLRLRGSVALIGVSTACPSRPFLATGSVGGRQLARLKDILQDTGKAGLFRIVLIHHPPLQHLVGWRKRLTDGAALLGVLCQGGAELLLHGHVHRTVATSIETDVGELPVVGVSSASAVSNKPRRQAEYHVIYLRQLPAGWQVKVSSRSYRPDTGRFSSAGERCFHICRL; from the coding sequence GTGGCGGACCAGCACGCTTTTGTGCTGGCACATCTCTCTGATCCTCACCTGTCTTCACCTGAAGGGCTGCATCTCAAACAACTGTTGAACAAGCGGCTGCTGGGCTACTTGAGCTGGTGGCGACGCAGACGTTTTGAACACAGACGAGAGGTGCTTCTGGCCATGCGCCAGGATCTCCAGATGATCAGACCAGACCATGTGGCAATTACCGGAGACCTGACCAATCTGGCTCTACCGCATGAATTCGAGCAGGCCAGACAGTGGCTCTGCTCACTGGGAGCACCCGCAGATGTCACTGTTGTTCCCGGCAACCACGACTGTTACGTCTCCACTGCCTGGCCACAGAGTCTTGCCTGTTGGCAGGAGTATATGGTCTCTGATGCCGCAGCAACCCCCAGCAGGCAGAACAACAACGAGGCTGGTGATGAATTTTTCCCCAGCCTCCGCCTGCGAGGCAGCGTCGCTTTGATTGGAGTTTCCACGGCGTGCCCGAGTCGTCCCTTTCTGGCCACCGGTAGTGTTGGGGGCAGGCAGCTGGCAAGATTGAAAGATATTTTGCAGGACACTGGCAAGGCTGGTTTATTTAGAATAGTCTTGATTCATCACCCACCTCTGCAGCATCTGGTGGGCTGGCGCAAGCGACTCACGGACGGGGCGGCCCTGCTTGGCGTGCTCTGCCAAGGAGGAGCCGAACTGCTCCTGCATGGCCATGTTCACCGTACGGTAGCTACCTCCATAGAGACAGATGTGGGTGAACTGCCAGTCGTCGGCGTTTCTTCGGCTTCTGCAGTCAGCAACAAACCCAGGCGACAGGCAGAATACCATGTAATTTACCTCAGACAATTACCAGCCGGTTGGCAAGTGAAAGTTTCCAGCCGAAGCTACCGCCCGGATACAGGACGCTTCTCCAGCGCCGGCGAAAGGTGTTTCCATATCTGCCGCCTGTAG
- a CDS encoding acylglycerol kinase family protein: MPRADRIRGSCRWHLSDANRYACKVDNVTNRPGTIDAVDRVATLAAPVEAAVSPQLAKGPLRVGVLSNPLSGGNSGGLEKVQRILAECPHAVHRTAHSPVGIAAALAELSREQVDMVAINGGDGTIQAVLTALFNQQLFDHFPLLAVLRAGTDSIIARDVGLRGSRDRALKVLLNWANTRAGHAELIQRTVMRLDGTGKRSPLYGFIFGAASIYQGILFCHRQVYRLGLHGEIAPSLTLVRFLLALASRGRNYLAAEPMRLRLDRGPATEQDYVFLLVTTLERLFLGMRPFWGEEKAPLHYTAVASQYRHLASALPAIIRGRKGRYGRADCGYFSHNVHEIELCFAGGFTVDGELYQPACSRRSIVIKEGGQVFFLQL, from the coding sequence ATGCCGAGGGCGGACCGCATCAGAGGCAGTTGCCGCTGGCATCTCAGTGATGCGAACCGGTATGCCTGCAAGGTTGACAACGTGACGAATAGACCCGGGACGATCGACGCTGTAGACAGGGTCGCAACTTTGGCCGCGCCAGTTGAAGCTGCTGTCTCTCCGCAGCTGGCAAAAGGGCCACTGAGGGTGGGAGTTCTCAGTAATCCTCTCAGTGGGGGCAACAGCGGGGGGCTAGAAAAGGTACAGCGAATTCTGGCAGAATGTCCGCATGCTGTTCACCGGACAGCACACTCGCCTGTTGGCATTGCTGCTGCCCTGGCCGAGTTGTCTCGAGAACAGGTGGACATGGTGGCCATCAATGGTGGAGACGGCACCATCCAGGCGGTTCTGACCGCGCTTTTCAACCAGCAATTGTTTGACCACTTTCCTCTCCTGGCAGTTTTGCGTGCGGGTACCGACAGCATCATTGCCAGAGACGTGGGTTTGAGAGGTTCACGTGATCGGGCCCTGAAAGTACTTCTCAACTGGGCCAATACCAGGGCTGGCCATGCCGAGCTCATCCAGCGGACGGTCATGCGGCTGGATGGTACAGGCAAGAGATCACCTCTATATGGCTTCATCTTTGGCGCAGCCTCCATATACCAGGGCATCTTGTTTTGTCACCGGCAGGTATATCGGCTGGGACTTCATGGCGAGATTGCTCCCAGCCTGACGCTGGTTCGCTTTCTCTTGGCACTTGCCAGCAGAGGCAGAAATTATCTGGCTGCGGAACCCATGCGCTTGCGGCTCGACAGAGGCCCTGCCACGGAGCAAGATTACGTCTTTCTGCTGGTAACCACGCTGGAACGGCTGTTTTTGGGCATGCGGCCCTTCTGGGGCGAGGAAAAGGCGCCGCTTCACTATACTGCTGTTGCCTCCCAGTACCGTCACCTTGCCTCTGCCCTGCCAGCAATCATTCGGGGCAGGAAAGGCCGGTATGGCAGGGCAGATTGCGGCTATTTCAGCCACAATGTCCATGAGATAGAATTATGTTTCGCCGGAGGGTTTACCGTTGATGGCGAACTTTATCAACCGGCTTGCAGCCGCAGATCTATAGTCATTAAAGAGGGCGGCCAGGTGTTTTTCCTGCAGTTATGA
- a CDS encoding radical SAM protein encodes MAVQLNHLDYYRLPWNYADNGISWLEPTTLCNLRCEGCYRDTGSHGHKTLAEVRADLEVFRSLRKSDCMSIAGGDPLVYPHIVELVRMVRDMGWKPIVNTNGLALNESLLKELKEAGVFGFTFHIDTSQRRPDTAATTETELNDLRLHYARMLARVGGLACSFNATVSENTVHEVPSMVSWAEQHADIVQTIVFILYRSPEFAVDFDFYAHGKKIPLEATYKETAWGGARPLKAADVVEKIREADPLYSPCAYLNGTANPNSFKWLLANRIVLNGETLGYVSPRFIELVQTMNHLFTGRYLSYARPKSMSHGKLAAIVGGLLDKQMRDSMHRVLAKMLGNPLNFWRTAYVQSMDMCDGCPDITVHDGKLVWSCRLEEMNNYGTFVNTVPKTGK; translated from the coding sequence ATGGCCGTTCAACTCAATCATCTGGACTACTATCGGTTACCCTGGAACTATGCCGATAATGGCATTTCCTGGCTGGAGCCGACCACATTGTGCAATCTGCGTTGCGAGGGCTGCTACCGGGATACGGGCAGCCATGGCCACAAGACGCTGGCAGAAGTGCGTGCCGATCTCGAAGTATTCAGGAGCCTCAGGAAGAGCGACTGTATGAGCATTGCAGGAGGAGATCCTCTGGTCTATCCTCACATTGTGGAGCTGGTAAGAATGGTAAGAGACATGGGCTGGAAGCCCATTGTCAATACCAATGGTCTGGCACTCAATGAGAGCCTGTTAAAGGAGCTCAAAGAGGCGGGCGTCTTTGGCTTTACTTTCCATATCGATACCAGCCAGAGACGGCCAGATACGGCAGCCACCACAGAGACGGAACTCAATGATCTGCGGCTGCACTATGCCCGGATGTTAGCCCGGGTGGGAGGACTTGCCTGTTCATTCAATGCCACGGTGTCAGAAAATACGGTGCATGAAGTCCCGAGCATGGTGTCCTGGGCGGAACAACATGCGGATATCGTCCAGACTATAGTGTTTATTCTCTATCGATCACCGGAATTTGCCGTGGATTTTGACTTCTATGCTCACGGCAAGAAAATTCCTCTCGAAGCAACTTACAAGGAAACCGCCTGGGGCGGCGCCAGACCTCTAAAGGCAGCAGATGTAGTTGAAAAAATCAGGGAGGCAGATCCCCTCTACAGCCCGTGCGCCTATTTGAACGGCACGGCAAACCCCAATTCCTTCAAGTGGCTTCTTGCCAACAGAATAGTTCTCAATGGCGAGACACTGGGCTACGTCTCACCCAGATTCATCGAATTGGTCCAGACAATGAACCATCTGTTCACCGGCAGATACCTCTCCTATGCCAGGCCAAAGAGTATGTCTCATGGAAAGCTGGCCGCAATTGTAGGCGGTTTGCTCGACAAGCAAATGAGAGACAGTATGCACAGGGTGTTGGCAAAAATGCTTGGCAATCCCCTGAACTTCTGGCGTACTGCCTATGTGCAGAGCATGGACATGTGCGACGGCTGTCCAGACATCACGGTGCACGATGGTAAATTGGTGTGGAGCTGCCGCTTGGAAGAGATGAACAACTACGGCACCTTTGTCAATACCGTGCCAAAGACCGGCAAATAG
- a CDS encoding ferredoxin gives MAKVPAIDLSDCSYCGGCISVCPEVFHLHECAGYIEVVQLAEYPEEKVQEAINICPEDCICWQEK, from the coding sequence ATGGCCAAAGTGCCTGCCATAGATCTCAGCGACTGCAGCTATTGTGGCGGCTGCATCTCGGTGTGTCCCGAAGTATTTCATCTACACGAGTGTGCTGGCTACATAGAGGTTGTGCAGCTGGCAGAATACCCGGAAGAGAAGGTTCAGGAAGCAATCAACATCTGCCCGGAAGACTGCATATGCTGGCAAGAAAAATAG